In Armatimonadota bacterium, the genomic window AGGTTGGTGCTGGCTTCGGAGGTCGCCAGCAGGTAGTAGGTCGGCAGGGCGTAGGAGATCGTCGGCAGGCTGACCTCCACGACCTCGGCGCCCTCGTCCTGCAACACCTGGGCGGCCCGCCGGACCGCGTCACCGACCGCCGGCAGGAGCCCTTCCCCGAAGGCCTCGCGGGCCAGGCCCAGGCGCAGCCCCCTGACGTCCCCCGTCAGCGCCCGCAGGTAGTCGGGAACCGGGAGATCCACCGACGTGGAATCCGCCGGATCGCGCCCGGCGATGACGCCCAGCAGCAGGGCGGCATCGGCCACGGTGGAGGCCAGCGGACCGATCTGGTCCAGGGACGAGGCGAAGGCGACGAGGCCGTAGCGGGAGACGCGGCCGTAGGTGGGCTTGAGCCCGACGATGCCGCAGAACCCGGCCGGCTGGCGGATCGACCCGCCCGTGTCGCTGCCCAGCGCCAGGGGCGCCATCGCCGCCGCGACGGCCGCCGCCGAGCCGCCGCTGCTGCCGCCGGGCACGCGCGACGGATCCCAGGGGTTGCGCGTCGGCCCGAAGGCGGAGTTCTCTGTGGACGACCCCATGGCGAACTCGTCGAGGTTCGTCTTCCCGACGAGCACCGCCCCGGCCCGGCGCAGCCGGGTGACGACCGTCGCATCGTAGGGGCTGGTCCACCGTCCCAGGATGCGCGACCCGCAGGTGGTGGGAAAATCCACCGTGCAGATGTTGTCCTTCACGGCCACCGGGAGCCCGGCCAGCGGGGGCAGGTCGTGGCCGCGGGCGTACCGGTCGTCCCAGGCCCGGGCCGCCTCCAGAGCCCGGTCGCCGTCGACGGCCAGGAAGGCGTGCAGGAGTGCGTCGCAGGCGGCGATGCGGTCCAGGAAACGGGCCGTGAGCTCACTGGGGGCGATCTCTTTCGCCCGCAGGCGGGCCAGGATTTCGACGGCGGGACGACGGATCAGGGCGGCGTCTCCGACTCGATCACGGGCGGCACCTTGAAGAACCCGTCCTCCTGCTCGGGGGCGCCCCCCAGCACGGCGTCCCGGGGCAGGCCTGGCCGCGGCGTGTCGTCCCGGAGCACATTCGTCATCGCCACGATGTGCGCTGTGGGCGCCACCCCCTCGGTGTCCAGCCGCTGCAGCACGGCGAAGTACTCCAGCAGCGCCCCCAGCTGTCGGGTGAAGCGCTCGCGTTCCTCCGGCGTCAGCTCCAGGCGGGCCAGACGGGCAACGTGGTCGACGACGCGGCGATCAATCACAGCCCACTAACTCGCCCCCCGCAGGCGCGGGTCCAGGATGTCGCGGAAGGCGTCGCCGAGCAGGTTCCAGCCCAGCACGAAGAGGAAGATGGCCGCGCCCGGGAAGACCACCACATACCAGTAGGCCAAGGGATTGCCCGGCGCGCCCAGGATCCAGTTGCGGGAGAGGTTGATCAGCATCCCCCAGTCGGCGTAGCCGACCTCCGCGCCCAGCCCCAAAAAGCTCAGCGCCGCCGCGGTGAGCACGATGAGCCCGACGTCCAGCGAGCCGAAGACCAGGAAGGGGTAGATGGCGTTGGGAATGATGTGCCGGAAGATGATGCGCACGTCGCTGGCGCCCATGGCCCGGGCCGCCTCGACAAAGTCGCGGCTGCGGACCCCCAGGATGTCTCCCCGGAGCAGGCGCGCATAGGTCGGCCAGTTCACCATGGCGATGGCGATCATGACATTGTCCAGGCTGCGTCCCAGGACCGCGACCACGACCACGGCCAGGACCAGCCCGGGGAAGGCCAGGAAGACGTCCGTGATGCGCATGATGACCTCGTCCAGGCGCCCGCCGTAGTAGCCGGAGATCCCGCCCAGGACCAGCCCCACCGCCACCGAGATGGCGATCACGGTGACGGAGACGCGGAAGGCGGTACGCGTCCCCCAGACGATCCCGTAGTACAGGTCGTACTGCCCTTCCGTGGTGCCGAAGGGACGCCCCGGCGCCGGCGGCCTCGGGTCGCTGGCAAACCCCTCCTGCGGGATGAGGTAGGCGTTCCGGGAGGTCGCCGGCGGCGGGGCGAGGATCGGCGCCAGGATGGCCACGGCCACGAAGAAGACGATGAGGGAGAACCCGGCCACCGACAGCGGGTTCTTGCGCATGCGCCGCGTGAAATCGGACGGGACCATCCAGAAGGCGAGGACGAACAGCGCCAGCAGGACGAACTCCGCCGTAGCCAGGGGCTCCCGCAGCAGGCGATCGCGGGAGGACGGCAGCAATAGGGCGACCAGCAACGCCAGCGCCATCAGCCCGACCAGCGGCGCCAGCCGCGCGCGGTTGGTGGAGACGCCCCGGGCCGCGGCGCTGAGGAGACCCATCCCTACTGCAGCCTCACCCGCGGGTCGAAGTAGGCGTACAGGATGTCTGCGGCCAGGTTGCCCAGCACGGTCAGCGCGGCGACGAACATGGCGAAGCCGGTCACCCCGGGGATGTCCAGCTGCTGGGCGGCGAAGGCGCCCCAGCGGCCGATGCCCGGAAAGTTGAAGATGGTCTCGGTGATCACCACGCCGCCCAGCAGCCCCACGAAGGTCAGGCTGCTGAGGGTGATGACGGGGATGAGGGCGTTCTTGCGGGCGTGCACGTTGATCACCACGGACTCGGCCAGTCCCTTGGCCCGGGCCGTGCGGACGTAGTCCTGGCGCAGCACCTCCAGCATCGAGGACCGCGTGATCCGCACCAGCAGCGCAATGGAGATCATGGTCAGGGTCAGCACCGGCCCCATCAGGTGGCGCAGGGCGTCCCAGAAGATCCAGACCTGGCCGTTGAGCAGGGCGTCCACCGTCATCAGGTGGGTGTAGGGCCGGAACTGGCCGGAGCGGACGAAGAGGTCGGCCTCCAGCGACAGCCGTCCCGGCGGGAACCAGTTCAGCCGTCCGTAGAGGAACATCAGGATCAGCAGCCCCCAGACGAAACTGGGCAGGGAGCGGAAGGAGATGGAGAAGACGCGAGAGACGTGGTCGATCATCCTGTCCCGGTGGACGGCGGCGGCCGTGCCCAGCCACACGCCGATGAGCATGATGGGCACGAAGGAGTACAGGGTCAGCTCCAGGGTGGCCGGGAAGAAGGAGCCGATGGCCTGGGCCACCGGCTGGCGGGCCGTCTGGGACCAGCCCATGTTCCCGTGGAAGACCTCCCGCAGCCAGGTGTAGTACTGGATGTGCACGGGCTTGTTCAGCCCGTACTTCTCGATGATGGCGGGCAGGGCGTTGAGCTGGTTGGGGTTGGTGATGAAGGCGGCGGCCCGCATCTCCGGAGCCAGGAACTGGAGCAGGGCGAAGATGAGCAGGGTCACCCCGAAGGCCACCACCGGCAGGAGGAGGAGACGCCGCCCGATGTAGGTTGCCATGCCAGGTCGGGGGCGGCCCGCCCCCGGGGGCGGGCCGCCCCACCCCTCGCCTCCCTACTCCTTGGCCATCGGATACACGTAGGGGCCGAAGAACGCGGGGTTGTTGTACCAGCCGCGCACCCAGCTCCGCATGACGATGAACCCGGTCGGCTGCAGGTACAGCGTCGTGATGTCGTCGTAGGCGATCTTCATCAACTGGAAGTAGATCGCCCGCCGCTTGGCCGGGTCGGTCTCATTCCGGGCGTCCACGATCAGCTTGTCCACCTGGGGGTTGTTGTACCCCTGGGCGCTGCCGTAGGTGCCCTTGCTGTGCTGGAACGGCGTGACGAAGTTGTCCGGGTCCGGATAGTCCGCGGCCCAGCCGATGATCCACATCGGGAGCTTGGACTGCCGGTACAGGGACAGGTACTGGGCCCAGGTCACGCCGCGCACATCCACCTTGAACTTCGGGTTCAGCGCCTCGACGTTGCTCTTCAGGACCTGGGCCATGCACTGGCGGGTGGTGTTGCCGCTGTTGAAGGCGATGGTGAACTTGAACCCGTTGGCCCAGACCTGGCCGCCGCGGGCCTCGCGGAAGGCCGCCTCCGCCCGGGTCCGGTCCGTGGTGTACCACGGCTGGTTGGGGTTGTACCCGAACATGCCCTTGGGGATCGGCCCCCGGTTCACCGCTGCCTTGTTGCGGTTGCAGTCTCGGATCGCCGTGGCGTAGTCGAAGGCGTAGGCGATGCCGCGGCGCACGTTGACGTCGGCGAAGAAGTCTGGCGGCACACCGTTGCCGTCCAGCCGTCCGCTGCCCACGTCGGGGTTGCCGCCCGAGACGTCGATCTTCAGGTTCATGAAGATGCCCGTCACCACCAGCTGGGGCAGGTCATCGACGATGCGCACGCCGGGGAGCCCCTCCACCTGAGTCTGCTCCACGCGGTTGACGCTGACGATGTCGGCGTCGCCCTGCTGCAGCATCAGGCGGCGCGGACCGAAGTCCTCCACCACGCGGTAGATCACCCGGCGAAGTTTGGCCGGCTGGCGCCAGTAGGTGTCGTTGCGCTCCAGGATGGCCTGGCGGTTCTGCCGGTCCCACTGCACCAGCTTGAAGGGCCCGGTGCCGTTGGCCTGGCTGAAGAGCTTGGTGTCCTCGGGCTTGGCCGGGTTGTTCAGGGTGCGCAGGCCGGCCGCCGTGCCGTTCCAGTCGCCCTGGGCGATAGCCCAGCGGCGGTTCACCACCATGGACCACTGCGCCATGATCGAGAGAAACGCCGCATAGGGCTCACGGAGCGTGATGGTCAGGGTGTTGCCGCTGGCCGTGATCGCCTGGTTCGCCTTGTTGAAGAGGCTGACGTCCAGGTTCCCCTTGTCGTCTCGCGTGCTTTCCACGCCGAGGATGGGGGAGAGCAGAATCCAGGACGGTCCGCCGTCGCGGTCCATGAACATGAACCGCAGCAGGGAGTACTTCACGTCCTCCGCCGTCATCGTCGTCCCATCGTGGAACTTCACGTTGGGACGGATCTTGAAGGTGTAGGTCTTTCCGTCCCGGGAAATACCGCCGTTGGCCACGGAGGGCACCTCGGTGGCCAGCATGGGGACGAACGACCCCGTGGAGCCGCCGTTGAAGAAGATCAGCGTCTCGTAGACGTGCCAGAGGAAGATCTCGGAGCTGGCCGTGTCGTAGGCGTAGGCCGGGTCCAGCGACTCCGGGTCGCCGAAGCGCACCAGGATCAGGGTGTCCGGGTTCCGCACGGCCTGGCCTTGGGCGACGCCCGTGGAGCCCACCAGGGCGAAGACCAGGGTGGCCACGAGCAGCGCCGTCAACTGCCGAATCCACGACATGCTGAGCTATCCCCCTCCCATCGGACTGCAGAGTGAGACTGCCGACCTGCCGCTGTCACCTCCTTCTACCCCACGCCCTGCCCTTCACCGCCGCTCACCGTCGGCTGTCTGATCACCGCTGCCTTGCTGCGCTGGTGCTTGAAGGGCAGGACCGGGCAGGCCACAAAGTGTCCGGTGCCCCAGTAGTCCACCAGCGCCGGGTCGTTCACCCGACAGCTCTCCTGCGCGTACAGGCACCGCGTGTGGAACCGGCACCCGGGGGGCGGGTTGACCGGGCTGGGCACGTCCCCCGGGAGGATGATCCGCTCCCGGCGCATCCCCGGGTCCGGAATCGGCACCGCGGAGAGCAGCGCCTCGGTGTAGGGGTGCTGCGGGTTCTCGAAGAGCTGGTCGGCGTCGGCGATCTCCACGATCCGTCCCAGGTACATCACGGCGATCCGGTCGCTGATGTGCTTGACCACCGACAGATCGTGGGCGATGAACAGATAGGTGAGGCCGAACTCCTTCTGCAGCTCCTCCAGCAGGTTCAACACCTGGGCCTGGATGGAGACGTCCAGGGCCGAGACCGGCTCGTCACAGATGATCAGCTTGGGATTGACGGCCAGCGCCCGGGCGATACCGATGCGCTGACGCTGTCCCCCGCTGAACTCGTGGGGGTAGCGGTTGGTGTGGTAGGGGGACAGGCCGACGACCTCCAGGAGCTCCTGGACGCGGCGAATCTTCTCTTTGCCCCGGGCCAGGTTGTGAATCTCCAGCGGCTCGCCGATGATGTCTCCCACGGTCATGCGCGGGTTCAGCGAGGAGTAGGGGTCCTGGAAGATGATCTGCATGTCGCGCCGTAACCGCCGGAGCTCTTCCTTGGTGAGCTTGAAGATGTTGCGCCCCTCGAAGTAGGCCTCGCCGCTGGTGGGCTCCATCAGGCGCAGGATGACCCTCCCGGTGGTGGTCTTCCCGCAGCCCGACTCCCCCACCAGCCCCAGCGTCTCCCCCTTGCGGATGGTAAAGGAGACGTCGTCCACCGCCTTCACCGCCCCCACCTGGCGCTGGAGGATGAACCCCTTGGTGATGGGAAAGTGCTTGACCAGATTCTTCACTTCCAGGATCGTCTCGGTGCTCGACTGGGTGCTCACGCCCGTCCTCCCCTGCG contains:
- the gatA gene encoding Asp-tRNA(Asn)/Glu-tRNA(Gln) amidotransferase subunit GatA, translating into MRRPAVEILARLRAKEIAPSELTARFLDRIAACDALLHAFLAVDGDRALEAARAWDDRYARGHDLPPLAGLPVAVKDNICTVDFPTTCGSRILGRWTSPYDATVVTRLRRAGAVLVGKTNLDEFAMGSSTENSAFGPTRNPWDPSRVPGGSSGGSAAAVAAAMAPLALGSDTGGSIRQPAGFCGIVGLKPTYGRVSRYGLVAFASSLDQIGPLASTVADAALLLGVIAGRDPADSTSVDLPVPDYLRALTGDVRGLRLGLAREAFGEGLLPAVGDAVRRAAQVLQDEGAEVVEVSLPTISYALPTYYLLATSEASTNLARYDGVRYGLRAASRDLDGMYLQTRRDGFGPEVKRRIMLGTYALSAGYYEGFFLKAQRVRTLVCQDFARAFDTVDLVVMPTSPTPAFRLGEKVEDPLQMYLADVYTIPVNLAGLPAISVPCGFADGLPVGLQLIGRPFDEATVLRAAHCYEQATEWHRQRPPLDGTAGAPAQEGRP
- the gatC gene encoding Asp-tRNA(Asn)/Glu-tRNA(Gln) amidotransferase subunit GatC encodes the protein MIDRRVVDHVARLARLELTPEERERFTRQLGALLEYFAVLQRLDTEGVAPTAHIVAMTNVLRDDTPRPGLPRDAVLGGAPEQEDGFFKVPPVIESETPP
- a CDS encoding ABC transporter permease; this encodes MVPSDFTRRMRKNPLSVAGFSLIVFFVAVAILAPILAPPPATSRNAYLIPQEGFASDPRPPAPGRPFGTTEGQYDLYYGIVWGTRTAFRVSVTVIAISVAVGLVLGGISGYYGGRLDEVIMRITDVFLAFPGLVLAVVVVAVLGRSLDNVMIAIAMVNWPTYARLLRGDILGVRSRDFVEAARAMGASDVRIIFRHIIPNAIYPFLVFGSLDVGLIVLTAAALSFLGLGAEVGYADWGMLINLSRNWILGAPGNPLAYWYVVVFPGAAIFLFVLGWNLLGDAFRDILDPRLRGAS
- a CDS encoding ABC transporter permease, which encodes MATYIGRRLLLLPVVAFGVTLLIFALLQFLAPEMRAAAFITNPNQLNALPAIIEKYGLNKPVHIQYYTWLREVFHGNMGWSQTARQPVAQAIGSFFPATLELTLYSFVPIMLIGVWLGTAAAVHRDRMIDHVSRVFSISFRSLPSFVWGLLILMFLYGRLNWFPPGRLSLEADLFVRSGQFRPYTHLMTVDALLNGQVWIFWDALRHLMGPVLTLTMISIALLVRITRSSMLEVLRQDYVRTARAKGLAESVVINVHARKNALIPVITLSSLTFVGLLGGVVITETIFNFPGIGRWGAFAAQQLDIPGVTGFAMFVAALTVLGNLAADILYAYFDPRVRLQ
- a CDS encoding ABC transporter substrate-binding protein: MSWIRQLTALLVATLVFALVGSTGVAQGQAVRNPDTLILVRFGDPESLDPAYAYDTASSEIFLWHVYETLIFFNGGSTGSFVPMLATEVPSVANGGISRDGKTYTFKIRPNVKFHDGTTMTAEDVKYSLLRFMFMDRDGGPSWILLSPILGVESTRDDKGNLDVSLFNKANQAITASGNTLTITLREPYAAFLSIMAQWSMVVNRRWAIAQGDWNGTAAGLRTLNNPAKPEDTKLFSQANGTGPFKLVQWDRQNRQAILERNDTYWRQPAKLRRVIYRVVEDFGPRRLMLQQGDADIVSVNRVEQTQVEGLPGVRIVDDLPQLVVTGIFMNLKIDVSGGNPDVGSGRLDGNGVPPDFFADVNVRRGIAYAFDYATAIRDCNRNKAAVNRGPIPKGMFGYNPNQPWYTTDRTRAEAAFREARGGQVWANGFKFTIAFNSGNTTRQCMAQVLKSNVEALNPKFKVDVRGVTWAQYLSLYRQSKLPMWIIGWAADYPDPDNFVTPFQHSKGTYGSAQGYNNPQVDKLIVDARNETDPAKRRAIYFQLMKIAYDDITTLYLQPTGFIVMRSWVRGWYNNPAFFGPYVYPMAKE
- a CDS encoding ABC transporter ATP-binding protein, translating into MSTQSSTETILEVKNLVKHFPITKGFILQRQVGAVKAVDDVSFTIRKGETLGLVGESGCGKTTTGRVILRLMEPTSGEAYFEGRNIFKLTKEELRRLRRDMQIIFQDPYSSLNPRMTVGDIIGEPLEIHNLARGKEKIRRVQELLEVVGLSPYHTNRYPHEFSGGQRQRIGIARALAVNPKLIICDEPVSALDVSIQAQVLNLLEELQKEFGLTYLFIAHDLSVVKHISDRIAVMYLGRIVEIADADQLFENPQHPYTEALLSAVPIPDPGMRRERIILPGDVPSPVNPPPGCRFHTRCLYAQESCRVNDPALVDYWGTGHFVACPVLPFKHQRSKAAVIRQPTVSGGEGQGVG